Proteins encoded within one genomic window of Brassica rapa cultivar Chiifu-401-42 chromosome A09, CAAS_Brap_v3.01, whole genome shotgun sequence:
- the LOC103840866 gene encoding uncharacterized protein LOC103840866 has translation MEEGRQKDLQLLEEIIDKGLKEKLLQTIASRLACFRNASLVGLAGTRSLKNKKYCILLFYGYSHLSSDLRKNLETLEENGVNSLKTMVNPGSEVYMQAHVPDTRHTFVDVGLGFYVEFTRQEALDYIPQREERVKKYVNTLLFFSFWLHMLLFSKLLKTMVASV, from the exons ATGGAGGAGGGACGTCAAAAGGACTTGCAGTTGTTGGAAGAAATCATTGATAAAGGTTTAAAGGAGAAGCTTTTACAGACTATTGCTTCACG GTTAGCTTGTTTTCGTAATGCATCATTAGTTGGTTTGGCAGGGACAAGATCTTTGAAGAACAAAAAGTACTGTatccttttattttat GGCTACTCTCACTTGAGCTCTGACTTGCGGAAAAACCTAGAAACTCTGGAGGAAAATGGTGTAAACAGTCTCAAAACGATGGTCAACCCCGGTTCAGAAGTTTACATGCAAGCTCATGT GCCAGATACAAGGCACACATTCGTGGATGTAGGGCTGGGATTTTATGTGGAGTTCACCAGGCAAGAAGCTCTTGACTATATTCCACAACGGGAGGAAAGAGTTAAAAAGTATGTTAACACCttgcttttcttttctttttggctCCACATGCTGCTTTTCTCAAAACTTTTGAAAACTATGGTTGCTTCTGTATAA